In Candidatus Vicinibacter proximus, the following are encoded in one genomic region:
- a CDS encoding tetratricopeptide repeat protein, with amino-acid sequence MKSFFFLVFSICFNIAISECRERDALFNKQKQIVQTINTYAIVVGISNYQDPAIADLKDARRDAETFAAWLYSDGGGNLPQENVVLLTDEQATLSRTAHAINRIAQVITKNDKLILYFSGYGAGNLRVDRLPDFFYFNDTPSDAIRAGSYPMMQHFAHLIKSKKNPYLIINHLYSRNNHSTHESLSPQVYRKKLFKNEIFYDHMINESADLLFGLNSLKLNLNHHLMDALLGLADQNKNDRVSFEELGNYFNFLKVPKETGPGLLFLACSKSNDEIAKVDVALIKTIRNHKDPNFPSILKSEGTEKEQKIISLLNQNIQDLYQNFLISIKLGHLMAPDLPNATLILDSMALYEELKPLISDFRRKLSAALQDETQQAINAYLNADSKELLRRTNFKDKYRKYPEYLEKSIQLTGKPNFMYNILEAKKYYFLGLNKRFEAIDSKKKKLFDEALELQLKGLEFEPEASFILNEIANIYASTNKPELAKKYFHEAIILTPGWSIPYSNLSKLSINSPVESIKYGKMATRLNETNVFAWNSLGTAYLRNNNLEDAESCFIRAIKLEPKYSEAF; translated from the coding sequence ATGAAAAGCTTCTTTTTCCTTGTATTCAGTATCTGTTTTAACATAGCAATATCTGAATGCAGGGAAAGAGATGCTTTATTTAATAAGCAGAAGCAAATTGTTCAAACTATCAACACCTACGCCATTGTCGTGGGTATTTCTAATTATCAGGACCCCGCAATTGCAGACTTAAAAGATGCCAGACGAGACGCAGAAACTTTTGCTGCCTGGCTTTATTCCGATGGTGGTGGAAATCTTCCACAGGAGAATGTAGTTCTACTTACTGATGAACAAGCAACACTTTCAAGAACGGCCCACGCAATCAATAGAATAGCCCAAGTCATTACAAAAAATGATAAATTAATATTGTATTTTTCAGGTTATGGCGCCGGAAATTTACGAGTGGACAGACTTCCGGATTTCTTCTATTTTAATGACACTCCTTCTGATGCAATAAGAGCAGGTTCCTACCCAATGATGCAACATTTTGCACATCTGATTAAAAGTAAAAAAAATCCTTACCTGATTATTAATCATCTTTATTCCCGTAATAACCATTCTACTCATGAAAGTTTAAGTCCTCAAGTCTATAGAAAAAAACTTTTTAAGAATGAGATCTTTTACGACCACATGATTAATGAATCTGCAGATTTATTATTTGGACTTAATTCCCTAAAGTTAAATTTAAACCATCACCTGATGGATGCATTATTGGGATTAGCAGATCAAAATAAAAATGACCGGGTAAGTTTTGAAGAACTTGGCAATTATTTTAACTTTTTAAAAGTGCCTAAAGAGACAGGGCCCGGTCTACTTTTCCTCGCTTGTTCAAAATCAAATGATGAGATTGCCAAGGTGGATGTTGCGTTAATTAAAACCATTAGGAATCATAAAGACCCTAACTTTCCTTCCATATTAAAATCAGAAGGCACAGAAAAAGAACAAAAAATCATATCTCTATTAAATCAAAACATTCAAGACTTATACCAAAATTTTCTCATCTCGATAAAACTTGGGCATTTAATGGCGCCCGATCTGCCAAACGCCACACTAATCCTGGATTCCATGGCTCTGTATGAAGAATTGAAACCATTGATTTCTGATTTCAGAAGAAAGCTAAGTGCTGCATTGCAGGATGAAACACAGCAAGCTATAAATGCCTATCTGAATGCAGATTCAAAAGAGCTGCTTAGGCGAACTAATTTTAAAGATAAATATCGGAAATATCCGGAATATCTGGAGAAATCTATTCAGTTGACTGGAAAGCCAAATTTTATGTATAATATTTTGGAAGCAAAAAAATACTATTTTTTGGGTTTGAATAAAAGATTTGAAGCTATTGATTCTAAAAAGAAAAAATTATTTGACGAGGCATTAGAATTGCAATTAAAAGGATTGGAGTTTGAACCTGAGGCCTCTTTTATTCTGAATGAAATTGCCAACATATATGCCAGCACGAATAAACCTGAATTGGCTAAAAAATATTTCCATGAAGCGATAATTCTGACTCCGGGTTGGAGTATCCCCTATTCCAATTTGAGTAAATTAAGCATAAACAGTCCTGTTGAATCCATCAAATATGGCAAGATGGCAACCAGGTTAAATGAAACTAATGTTTTTGCATGGAACAGTCTTGGGACTGCCTATTTAAGAAACAACAATTTGGAAGATGCTGAATCATGTTTTATTCGTGCCATCAAACTGGAACCAAAATATTCTGAAGCCTTTTAA